The proteins below come from a single Arthrobacter sp. zg-Y1171 genomic window:
- a CDS encoding beta-ketoacyl-ACP synthase III, with product MSTPTLKQSPVNEFSRIHGIGAFRPDVIVSNDDVCQWIDSSDEWIRQRTGIVTRHRADKGTSVVDMAEAAGREALKNAGIEGSQLGAVIVSTVTHPYATPSAATQITERLGATPAPAYDVSAACAGYCYGIAQADALVRSGAATYVLVIGVEKLSDFIDNTERTISFLLGDGAGAVVVGPSDTPGIAPSVWGSDGSKSGAIGMTHSMLDVRELSLAAEADGGMSPADLSDRDTKLWPTLRQDGQTVFRWAVWEMAKAAQQALDAAGITAEDLSAFVPHQANMRIIDEMAKQLKLPESVIIARDIADAGNTSAASIPLATYRLLQEHPELSGKLSLQIGFGAGLVFGAQVVVLP from the coding sequence GTGAGCACGCCCACCCTGAAGCAGTCCCCCGTCAACGAATTCAGCCGAATCCACGGCATCGGCGCCTTCCGCCCCGACGTCATTGTCAGCAACGACGACGTCTGCCAGTGGATCGATTCCTCCGATGAGTGGATCCGCCAGCGCACCGGCATCGTGACCCGGCACCGTGCGGACAAGGGCACGTCCGTGGTGGACATGGCAGAGGCTGCCGGACGCGAGGCGTTGAAGAACGCCGGCATCGAGGGATCCCAGCTCGGCGCCGTCATCGTCTCCACCGTGACCCACCCCTACGCGACGCCTTCCGCGGCCACCCAGATCACCGAGCGGCTGGGCGCGACGCCGGCACCGGCCTACGATGTTTCCGCCGCGTGCGCCGGGTACTGCTACGGCATTGCCCAGGCAGACGCGCTGGTCCGCTCCGGCGCCGCCACCTACGTGCTGGTCATCGGCGTGGAAAAGCTTTCGGACTTCATCGACAACACCGAACGCACCATCTCCTTCCTGCTCGGCGACGGTGCCGGCGCCGTCGTCGTCGGCCCCTCCGACACCCCCGGAATCGCGCCCTCCGTCTGGGGATCCGACGGCAGCAAGTCCGGTGCCATCGGCATGACCCACTCCATGCTGGATGTCCGGGAACTTTCCCTCGCCGCCGAGGCCGACGGCGGCATGAGCCCCGCGGACCTCTCCGACCGGGACACCAAGCTCTGGCCCACCCTGCGCCAGGACGGCCAGACGGTCTTCCGCTGGGCCGTATGGGAGATGGCCAAGGCTGCCCAGCAGGCGCTCGACGCCGCCGGGATCACTGCCGAGGATCTCTCCGCCTTCGTGCCGCACCAGGCCAATATGCGCATCATTGACGAAATGGCGAAGCAGTTGAAGCTGCCCGAGTCAGTCATCATTGCCCGCGACATCGCCGATGCGGGAAACACCTCGGCCGCGTCCATTCCGCTGGCCACCTACCGCCTGCTGCAGGAGCACCCCGAACTGAGCGGCAAGCTGTCGCTGCAGATCGGCTTCGGTGCCGGCCTTGTGTTCGGCGCGCAGGTAGTTGTCCTTCCCTAG
- the aceE gene encoding pyruvate dehydrogenase (acetyl-transferring), homodimeric type yields MAVAAEDTTDILSGLTNQLPDRDPEETAEWIESLDELIRSQGTERAQYIMRSLLQRAGSQSVGVPMVTTTDYVNTIPVDQEPEFPGDEEIERRYRAWLRWNAAIMVHRAQRPGIGVGGHISTYAGAATLYEVGMNHFFRGKDHPGGGDQIYFQGHASPGMYARAFLEGRLSEEDMDGFRQEKSREGHALSSYPHPRSMPDFWEFPTVSMGIGPMNAIYQAQSNRYLQNRGIKDTSEQHVWAFLGDGEMDEPESRGLLQLAANDKLDNLTFVINCNLQRLDGPVRGNGKIMQELEAFFRGAGWNVIKVVWGREWDDLLQRDKDGSLVDIMNATPDGDYQTYKAESGGFVRDHFFGKTPETKELVANLTDEEIWNLKRGGHDYRKVYAAYKAATEFKGAPTVILAHTVKGYGLGTHFEGRNATHQMKKLTLDDLKAFRDHLRIPISDEQLEADPYQPPYYNPGADAPEIKYMLERRRELGGNVPERRVKHEPVHLPDEKAYEVANRGSGKQLAATTMAFVRLLKDLMRDKEFGKRIVPIIPDEARTFGMDSFFPTAKIYNPKGQNYLSVDRDLVLAYKESPQGQIVHVGINEAGSIAAFTAAGTSYATHGEPLIPVYVFYSMFGFQRTADYIWAATDQMARGFLISATAGRTTLTGEGLQHADGHSPILASTNPAVKTYDPAYGYEIGHIVRHGLEEMYGPDSKDPNVIYNLMVYNEPIQQPKAPEDLDVEGIIKGIYLLAPAKIDGPRTQLLASGVAVPWALEAQKLLAEDWGVSADVWSVTSWNELRRDGLAAEEEAFLNPGSEPRVPFVTQQLAGATGPIVASTDYMKAVPDQIRQFLPNEFATLGADDFGFADTRAAARRYFKIDSHSMVVRALEMLARRGEVDANAPKEAIEKYHLLDVNAGTSGNAGGDA; encoded by the coding sequence TTGGCCGTGGCCGCAGAAGACACAACGGACATCCTGAGCGGGTTAACCAACCAGCTGCCGGACCGTGATCCCGAGGAAACCGCAGAATGGATCGAATCGCTCGACGAGCTGATCCGTTCGCAGGGCACTGAACGCGCGCAGTACATAATGCGTTCACTGCTCCAGCGCGCCGGTTCCCAGAGCGTGGGCGTGCCGATGGTAACCACCACCGACTACGTCAACACCATCCCGGTTGATCAGGAACCCGAATTCCCCGGTGACGAGGAAATCGAACGGCGATACCGCGCGTGGCTGCGTTGGAACGCCGCCATCATGGTGCACCGGGCCCAGCGCCCGGGCATCGGCGTCGGCGGCCATATTTCAACGTACGCCGGAGCAGCGACCCTGTACGAAGTGGGCATGAACCACTTCTTCCGGGGCAAGGACCACCCGGGCGGCGGAGACCAGATTTACTTCCAGGGTCACGCCTCCCCCGGCATGTATGCCCGCGCCTTCCTCGAAGGCCGCCTGTCCGAAGAGGACATGGACGGCTTCCGCCAGGAGAAGTCCCGCGAGGGGCATGCACTGTCCTCCTACCCGCATCCGCGCAGCATGCCGGACTTCTGGGAATTCCCGACGGTTTCCATGGGCATTGGTCCCATGAACGCCATCTACCAGGCACAGTCCAACCGCTACCTGCAGAACCGCGGCATCAAGGACACTTCCGAGCAGCATGTTTGGGCGTTCCTTGGCGACGGAGAAATGGACGAGCCCGAATCGCGCGGCCTGCTCCAGCTCGCCGCCAATGACAAGCTCGACAACCTGACCTTCGTGATCAACTGCAACCTGCAGCGCCTCGACGGCCCGGTCCGCGGCAACGGCAAGATCATGCAGGAACTGGAAGCCTTCTTCCGAGGCGCAGGCTGGAATGTCATCAAGGTTGTCTGGGGCCGCGAGTGGGATGACCTGCTCCAGCGCGACAAGGACGGCTCGCTGGTGGACATCATGAATGCCACCCCCGACGGCGACTACCAGACCTACAAGGCCGAGTCCGGCGGATTTGTGCGCGACCACTTCTTCGGCAAGACCCCGGAGACCAAGGAACTCGTTGCCAACCTGACCGACGAGGAAATCTGGAACCTCAAGCGCGGCGGCCACGACTACCGCAAGGTTTACGCCGCGTACAAGGCCGCCACGGAATTCAAGGGCGCGCCGACGGTCATCCTGGCCCACACGGTCAAGGGCTACGGCCTGGGCACGCACTTCGAGGGCCGCAACGCGACCCACCAGATGAAGAAGCTCACGCTCGATGACCTGAAGGCCTTCCGCGACCACCTGCGGATCCCGATCAGCGACGAGCAGCTCGAAGCCGACCCGTACCAGCCGCCGTACTACAACCCGGGAGCGGATGCCCCCGAGATCAAGTACATGCTGGAACGCCGGCGCGAACTGGGCGGCAACGTCCCGGAACGCCGGGTAAAGCACGAACCCGTCCACCTTCCGGACGAGAAAGCCTACGAAGTAGCCAACCGGGGTTCCGGCAAGCAGCTGGCCGCCACGACCATGGCCTTCGTCCGCCTGCTCAAGGACCTGATGCGGGACAAGGAGTTCGGCAAGCGCATTGTGCCGATCATCCCCGATGAGGCCCGTACCTTCGGCATGGACTCGTTCTTCCCGACGGCAAAGATCTACAACCCCAAGGGGCAGAACTACCTGTCCGTGGACCGGGACCTCGTCCTGGCCTACAAGGAATCCCCGCAGGGCCAGATTGTGCACGTCGGCATCAACGAGGCCGGCTCGATTGCGGCGTTCACCGCGGCGGGCACGTCCTACGCCACGCACGGCGAGCCGCTGATCCCGGTCTACGTGTTCTACTCGATGTTCGGCTTCCAGCGCACCGCCGACTACATCTGGGCGGCTACCGACCAGATGGCACGCGGGTTCCTGATCTCGGCTACCGCCGGCCGCACCACCCTCACCGGTGAAGGCCTGCAGCACGCCGACGGCCACTCGCCGATCCTGGCCTCCACCAACCCCGCGGTGAAGACCTACGATCCGGCCTACGGCTACGAGATCGGACACATTGTCCGCCACGGCCTCGAGGAGATGTACGGCCCGGATTCCAAGGATCCGAACGTCATCTACAACCTCATGGTCTACAACGAGCCGATCCAGCAGCCCAAGGCCCCCGAGGACCTGGACGTGGAAGGCATCATCAAGGGTATCTACCTGCTCGCACCGGCAAAGATCGACGGACCCCGCACCCAGCTGCTGGCCTCCGGTGTTGCCGTGCCGTGGGCCTTGGAAGCCCAGAAGCTCCTTGCCGAGGACTGGGGTGTTTCGGCCGATGTCTGGTCCGTGACCTCCTGGAACGAACTTCGCCGCGACGGCCTCGCCGCCGAGGAGGAAGCCTTCCTGAACCCCGGCTCTGAGCCGCGGGTACCCTTCGTCACCCAGCAGCTGGCCGGTGCCACCGGCCCGATTGTTGCCTCCACGGACTACATGAAGGCCGTACCGGACCAGATCCGCCAGTTCCTGCCGAACGAATTCGCCACCCTCGGTGCCGACGACTTCGGTTTTGCGGACACGCGTGCAGCTGCTCGCCGGTACTTCAAGATCGACAGCCACTCGATGGTGGTGCGGGCATTGGAGATGCTCGCCCGCCGCGGTGAAGTCGACGCCAATGCCCCCAAGGAGGCAATCGAGAAGTACCACCTGCTGGACGTCAACGCCGGCACCAGCGGAAACGCCGGCGGCGACGCCTAG
- a CDS encoding DUF3052 domain-containing protein → MSEAEAVTEENVASRLGFKDGDLVQEYGYDEDVDFDFREDLEDLIGGELLTEDDHDVVDGVILWWRADDGDLVDALVDSLTTLDDGGVVWVLTPKSGREGYVPPADIEEAAPTAGLHVTTSPGVTDDWAATRLVSRRKK, encoded by the coding sequence GTGAGCGAGGCCGAAGCCGTCACTGAAGAAAACGTGGCGAGCAGATTGGGTTTCAAGGACGGGGACCTGGTTCAGGAGTACGGCTACGACGAGGATGTGGACTTCGACTTCCGTGAGGACCTAGAGGACCTCATCGGCGGCGAGTTGCTCACTGAAGACGACCACGATGTTGTGGACGGCGTCATCCTCTGGTGGCGCGCCGACGACGGCGACCTCGTGGACGCGCTGGTCGATTCCCTGACCACGCTCGACGACGGCGGCGTGGTCTGGGTTCTGACTCCGAAGTCCGGGCGCGAGGGCTACGTTCCTCCGGCCGACATCGAGGAAGCAGCACCCACAGCGGGACTGCACGTCACCACTTCCCCGGGCGTCACCGATGACTGGGCTGCCACACGCCTGGTGAGCCGACGCAAGAAGTGA
- the gndA gene encoding NADP-dependent phosphogluconate dehydrogenase, with the protein MSAQIGVTGLAVMGANLARNLARNGYTVALHNRSIEKTDALLSAHGDEGEFIRTETLQELVDSLEKPRRVLIMVKAGAPVDSVIGQLVPLLEPGDIVIDGGNSHFEDTRRREAALAEKDLHFVGVGVSGGEEGALLGPSIMPGGSRESYDSLGPMLEKIAAKYDGEPCCTWIGTDGAGHFVKMVHNGIEYADMQVIGEAYDLLRSAAGIEPAEQARIFNEWNTGQLSSFLIEITAEVLGHVDARTGKPFVDVVVDSAGQKGTGRWTVVSGLDLGSPVSAIAESVFARALSSQRGQREVAQHTLQGEEAAVELPDTFVDDVRQALYASKLVSYAQGIDMLNAAAREYGWELKLDEIASLWRAGCIIRAELLDDIMKAYAGSEAPANLLFAPAFAESIAAAVPAWRRVVSVAVQLGIPVPVFSSSLAYYDGLRRKRLPAALTQGLRDLFGAHTYHRVDAEGTFHTMWGEDRAEVEAVDTH; encoded by the coding sequence TTGAGTGCACAAATTGGTGTAACCGGCCTTGCCGTCATGGGTGCAAACCTCGCCCGCAATCTCGCCCGCAACGGTTACACGGTGGCCCTGCACAACCGTTCCATCGAGAAAACGGATGCCCTGCTTTCCGCCCACGGCGATGAGGGGGAGTTCATCCGCACCGAGACGCTGCAGGAACTGGTTGACTCACTGGAGAAACCGCGCCGCGTTCTGATCATGGTCAAGGCCGGAGCGCCGGTGGATTCGGTGATCGGCCAGCTGGTTCCGCTGCTGGAGCCGGGCGACATCGTGATCGACGGCGGCAACTCGCATTTCGAGGACACCCGCCGCCGCGAGGCCGCCCTGGCTGAGAAGGACCTGCACTTTGTCGGCGTCGGCGTCTCCGGCGGTGAAGAGGGAGCCCTCCTGGGCCCCTCCATCATGCCCGGCGGTTCCCGCGAGTCCTACGATTCCCTGGGCCCGATGCTGGAGAAGATCGCCGCGAAGTACGACGGCGAGCCCTGCTGCACCTGGATCGGCACCGACGGGGCCGGCCACTTTGTGAAGATGGTGCACAACGGCATCGAATATGCGGACATGCAGGTGATCGGCGAGGCCTACGACCTGCTGCGCTCCGCTGCCGGCATTGAACCGGCCGAGCAGGCCAGGATCTTCAACGAGTGGAACACCGGTCAGCTCAGCTCCTTCCTGATCGAAATCACCGCGGAGGTCCTGGGCCACGTGGACGCCCGGACCGGGAAGCCGTTCGTGGACGTAGTGGTGGACTCCGCCGGGCAGAAAGGCACCGGACGCTGGACGGTCGTCTCCGGCCTGGACCTGGGTTCCCCGGTTTCCGCCATCGCCGAGTCGGTCTTCGCCCGCGCACTGTCCTCCCAGCGCGGACAGCGCGAAGTTGCACAGCACACTCTCCAGGGCGAGGAAGCCGCCGTCGAGCTTCCGGATACGTTCGTCGACGACGTGCGGCAGGCCCTCTACGCCTCCAAGCTGGTCAGCTACGCGCAGGGCATCGACATGCTCAACGCTGCAGCCAGGGAATACGGCTGGGAACTGAAGCTGGACGAGATCGCCTCGCTCTGGCGTGCCGGCTGCATCATCCGCGCGGAACTGCTGGATGACATCATGAAGGCCTACGCCGGCAGCGAAGCTCCCGCGAACCTGCTGTTCGCCCCGGCGTTCGCGGAGTCGATCGCCGCCGCCGTTCCGGCCTGGCGCCGCGTGGTCTCCGTCGCCGTGCAGCTGGGCATTCCCGTGCCGGTGTTCTCCTCCTCGCTGGCCTACTACGACGGCCTGCGCCGCAAGCGGCTTCCGGCGGCACTGACGCAGGGCCTGCGGGACCTGTTCGGTGCACACACCTACCACCGGGTCGACGCCGAAGGAACCTTCCACACCATGTGGGGCGAAGACCGCGCCGAGGTCGAGGCAGTGGACACCCACTAA
- a CDS encoding CdaR family transcriptional regulator yields MPVRPNTSAASAPPEADQPTVERLKANIGRLSTATLQQLDISLPWYRGLRPDERSALGMVAQKGIASFVNWYQRPASPAWVLSDVFGTAPTELTRSISLQKALQLIRVVVQVVEDRVPELAGSEVQSKLREAVLRYSREVAFAAADVYARAAETRGAWDTRLEALVVDAILRGESSDALRSRIAAVGWSSAAPVTVMVGGSPAEANATFVNELRRATGRLAEDTLVGIQGERLILVLGGLEDKAFSYTRLSELFGPGPVVYGPPALSLVEAGPSAQAAFAGLTAARAWPAAPRPVAADDLWPERVMSGDDTARKALVESIYTPLLGASNGLAETLSAYLSLGHSLEATARELFVHANTVRYRLRRVCDVTGWDPMLPREAFVLQTALVVGRLAPAGKAAPEKPAVRL; encoded by the coding sequence ATGCCAGTGCGTCCCAATACGTCCGCTGCCTCAGCGCCGCCGGAAGCAGACCAGCCCACCGTCGAGCGCCTGAAAGCGAATATCGGCAGGCTTTCGACTGCCACCCTGCAGCAGCTGGACATTTCCCTGCCGTGGTACCGGGGGCTGCGCCCGGACGAGCGCTCGGCACTGGGAATGGTTGCACAGAAGGGCATCGCGTCCTTCGTGAACTGGTACCAGCGTCCTGCCTCGCCCGCCTGGGTGCTCAGCGACGTCTTCGGCACCGCCCCTACCGAGCTCACCCGCTCGATCAGCCTGCAGAAGGCCCTCCAGCTGATCCGGGTGGTGGTCCAGGTGGTCGAGGACCGGGTGCCGGAGCTGGCTGGCAGCGAGGTCCAGTCCAAACTGCGCGAAGCGGTGCTGCGCTATTCGCGTGAAGTGGCCTTCGCCGCCGCCGATGTCTATGCCCGTGCGGCCGAAACCCGGGGTGCCTGGGACACCCGGCTGGAGGCCCTTGTGGTCGACGCCATCCTGCGCGGCGAGAGTTCGGACGCGCTGCGCTCCCGGATTGCCGCCGTCGGCTGGAGCTCCGCGGCACCGGTCACCGTCATGGTGGGCGGCTCTCCTGCCGAAGCCAATGCCACATTCGTGAATGAACTCCGCCGGGCCACGGGCCGGCTGGCCGAGGACACCCTCGTGGGGATCCAGGGCGAGCGGCTGATCCTGGTCCTGGGCGGACTGGAGGACAAGGCCTTCTCCTACACCCGCCTGTCCGAACTCTTCGGTCCGGGACCGGTGGTGTACGGCCCGCCCGCACTCTCCCTTGTCGAGGCCGGCCCGTCCGCGCAGGCCGCGTTCGCCGGACTCACCGCCGCCCGCGCCTGGCCGGCTGCACCACGCCCGGTGGCAGCTGACGACCTGTGGCCCGAGCGGGTGATGTCCGGGGATGACACCGCACGCAAGGCCCTGGTGGAAAGCATCTACACACCCCTGCTGGGTGCCTCCAACGGGCTGGCAGAGACCCTTAGCGCGTACCTCTCGCTGGGCCATTCCCTGGAGGCCACGGCACGTGAACTCTTCGTCCATGCCAATACGGTCCGCTACCGCCTGCGGAGGGTCTGCGATGTGACCGGATGGGACCCGATGCTGCCCCGCGAAGCGTTCGTACTGCAGACCGCGCTGGTGGTCGGACGCCTGGCACCGGCCGGAAAAGCCGCCCCCGAGAAGCCCGCCGTCCGCCTCTGA
- a CDS encoding acyl carrier protein — protein sequence MASKEEILAGLAEIVNEETGLAPEAVELDKSFTDDLDIDSISMMTIVVNAEEKFGVRIPDEEVKNLKTVGDAVDFISNAQA from the coding sequence ATGGCTAGCAAAGAAGAAATCCTGGCCGGCCTCGCCGAGATCGTCAATGAAGAGACGGGTCTGGCCCCCGAGGCCGTTGAGCTGGACAAGTCCTTCACCGATGACCTGGACATCGACTCCATTTCCATGATGACCATCGTCGTCAACGCCGAAGAAAAGTTCGGCGTGCGCATCCCGGACGAAGAGGTCAAGAACCTGAAGACCGTCGGCGACGCCGTGGACTTCATCTCCAACGCCCAGGCATAA
- a CDS encoding peroxiredoxin has translation MTAHLLTAGAAVPDFCLPNQFGEEVRLDGLRGSGVVLVFFPFAFSQVCRGELAELQSERALFDDAGVRLLAASCDSKYTLRAWAEQEGFGFDLLSDFWPHGETARAFGAFDARRGLAERASFVMDGEGALRACIRSDPGAARPLEQYRTALEAL, from the coding sequence GTGACTGCGCACCTGCTCACGGCAGGTGCTGCGGTACCGGACTTCTGCCTTCCCAACCAGTTCGGCGAAGAGGTCCGGCTGGACGGTCTCCGGGGATCCGGCGTCGTGCTGGTCTTTTTCCCGTTCGCGTTCTCCCAGGTGTGCCGGGGCGAGCTCGCGGAGCTGCAGTCCGAACGTGCCCTTTTCGACGACGCCGGCGTGCGCCTGCTGGCAGCTTCCTGTGACTCGAAGTACACCCTGCGTGCCTGGGCCGAGCAGGAAGGCTTCGGCTTCGACCTGCTTTCCGATTTCTGGCCGCACGGCGAGACGGCGCGGGCTTTTGGGGCTTTTGACGCACGCAGGGGGCTGGCGGAACGCGCCAGCTTTGTGATGGACGGGGAAGGCGCCCTCCGCGCATGCATCCGTTCCGACCCGGGCGCAGCGCGTCCGCTCGAGCAGTACCGTACTGCTTTGGAGGCACTGTGA
- a CDS encoding ACP S-malonyltransferase translates to MLAIVCPGQGSQTPGFLSPWLELPGVRDHLSALSDVAGLDLIAHGTVSDEETIKDTAVAQPLIVAAGLMAARLLLEPSALTSSTVLAGHSVGEITASAIAGALPENDALVFVRERANAMARAAAVEPTGMSAILGGDPDDVAAVLEAAGLTAANANGGGQTVAAGTHNQLEVLTAAPPAKARVIPLKVAGAFHTSHMAPAVTVLEALRPSLTPQAPLATLLSNRDGAAVVSGDANLDSLIAQVSRPVRWDLCMENMLGMGVTGLLELPPAGTLTGLARRGMKGIPTLALKSPEDLTAAREFIREHSGTAATTGEGNA, encoded by the coding sequence GTGCTTGCAATCGTCTGCCCCGGCCAGGGGTCCCAAACGCCAGGATTCCTCTCACCGTGGCTGGAACTGCCCGGCGTACGGGATCACCTTTCCGCGCTGAGCGACGTCGCCGGCCTGGACCTCATTGCCCACGGCACGGTCTCCGACGAGGAAACCATCAAGGACACCGCCGTCGCCCAGCCCCTGATCGTTGCCGCGGGCCTGATGGCCGCCCGGCTGCTGCTGGAGCCCTCGGCACTGACATCCTCCACCGTCCTGGCCGGCCACTCGGTCGGCGAGATCACCGCCTCCGCCATCGCCGGTGCGCTGCCGGAAAACGACGCCCTGGTGTTTGTCCGGGAACGGGCCAACGCCATGGCACGCGCCGCAGCGGTTGAGCCCACGGGCATGAGCGCCATTCTGGGCGGGGATCCCGACGACGTGGCCGCCGTGCTGGAAGCCGCAGGGCTCACGGCGGCGAACGCCAACGGCGGCGGGCAGACCGTGGCGGCCGGGACGCACAACCAGCTCGAGGTACTCACCGCAGCACCGCCGGCCAAGGCACGGGTTATTCCGTTGAAGGTCGCCGGGGCGTTCCACACCTCCCACATGGCCCCCGCCGTGACTGTCCTGGAAGCACTGCGTCCCTCCCTCACCCCGCAGGCGCCGCTGGCCACCCTGCTCTCCAACCGCGACGGCGCCGCAGTGGTGTCCGGTGACGCCAACCTTGACAGCCTCATCGCCCAGGTATCCCGCCCGGTACGGTGGGACCTCTGCATGGAGAACATGCTCGGCATGGGCGTGACCGGCCTGCTGGAACTGCCGCCGGCAGGAACCCTCACCGGACTGGCACGCCGCGGCATGAAGGGCATACCGACACTCGCCCTGAAATCCCCAGAAGATCTAACCGCTGCCCGGGAGTTCATCCGTGAGCATTCCGGAACGGCAGCAACAACCGGAGAAGGTAACGCGTGA
- a CDS encoding class A beta-lactamase-related serine hydrolase, with protein sequence MAKEFQARKRVGAALAVMILLGGCSAPGDAPLVPPTAEQGTASTADTGAPEAIAAALDMMAGDRREDFSVALQDNRTGKSWIENPDGRYLEASLVKVPILLTLVRQATEEQRSFTAEEEYLATLMIEYSDNEATTELYGRLGGREELNRTYELIGVEDTEAGEVWGAGETTAGDQLRIARTVACGADWLDPDLLAFAVGLMENVCPEQNWGINAGVQAPDAEVALKNGWLQDDDAVWNVGSAGFVRAGGSDYSIVVLSSRNSTLEEGIGIVEGVASVINGYEAGA encoded by the coding sequence ATGGCAAAGGAATTCCAGGCGCGGAAGCGCGTTGGCGCAGCGCTTGCCGTAATGATCCTGCTGGGCGGCTGCTCGGCGCCGGGCGACGCTCCGCTGGTACCACCAACCGCAGAGCAAGGCACTGCCAGCACCGCGGACACAGGGGCACCGGAAGCGATTGCAGCCGCCCTGGACATGATGGCCGGGGACAGGCGGGAAGATTTCTCCGTGGCCCTCCAGGACAACCGCACCGGGAAGTCCTGGATCGAAAACCCGGACGGACGGTACCTCGAGGCAAGCCTGGTGAAGGTTCCCATCCTCCTGACCCTGGTCCGCCAGGCCACCGAAGAGCAGCGCAGCTTCACGGCGGAGGAAGAATACCTGGCAACCCTGATGATCGAATACAGCGACAATGAAGCCACCACCGAGCTGTACGGCCGGCTTGGGGGCCGGGAGGAACTGAACCGCACCTATGAGCTCATCGGGGTGGAGGATACGGAAGCCGGTGAAGTCTGGGGAGCCGGCGAAACCACTGCAGGGGACCAGTTGCGCATTGCCCGGACGGTGGCCTGCGGTGCCGACTGGCTGGACCCGGACCTGTTGGCGTTCGCCGTCGGACTCATGGAAAACGTCTGCCCGGAGCAGAACTGGGGGATCAATGCGGGGGTGCAGGCGCCCGATGCCGAGGTGGCGTTGAAGAACGGCTGGCTGCAGGACGACGACGCCGTGTGGAACGTGGGCAGCGCCGGGTTCGTCCGGGCCGGGGGGAGCGACTACAGCATTGTTGTGCTCAGTTCCCGGAACTCCACGCTCGAGGAAGGGATCGGGATTGTCGAAGGCGTTGCCTCGGTGATCAACGGCTACGAAGCCGGGGCCTGA
- a CDS encoding Sir2 family NAD-dependent protein deacetylase, producing MSEQQPNDSRPGLGLTGFASGHALESVPPPTEAELRLLERAVGYLGGQRLALLTGAGLSTDSGIPDYRGPDAPPRNPLTYQQFVGDPDLRRRYWARNHIGWHHLRHAVPNPGHGAAVVLERRGLLSGLITQNVDRLHTDAGSINVIDLHGRYDRVVCLNCRSGFSRSEVAGLLQELNPGYLEQVRLDGGIAPDADADIADTENFVVADCPVCGGMLKPDFVYFGENVPKDRVARAFSVVDDAGALLVAGSSLTVMSGLRFVRYAAKAGKPVVIINRGSTRGDPLATLKIDMGVSTALTWLAENLPDLPAGAQNGTD from the coding sequence GTGAGCGAACAGCAGCCGAACGACTCCCGCCCGGGCCTCGGCCTCACGGGTTTCGCCAGCGGCCATGCCCTCGAATCCGTTCCGCCGCCCACCGAGGCTGAGCTGCGGCTCCTCGAGCGCGCCGTCGGCTATCTGGGCGGGCAGCGGCTGGCGCTGCTGACCGGTGCCGGGCTGAGCACGGATTCCGGCATCCCGGACTACCGCGGGCCCGACGCGCCCCCGCGGAATCCGCTGACCTACCAGCAGTTTGTCGGTGATCCTGACCTCCGCCGCCGGTATTGGGCCCGCAACCACATTGGCTGGCACCATCTGCGCCATGCGGTGCCCAACCCCGGCCATGGGGCCGCGGTGGTCCTGGAACGGCGGGGACTGCTCTCGGGCCTGATCACCCAGAACGTGGACCGGCTCCACACGGACGCCGGCAGCATCAACGTCATCGACCTGCACGGGCGTTACGACCGTGTGGTCTGCCTGAACTGCCGTTCGGGCTTTTCCCGTTCCGAAGTTGCCGGTCTGCTGCAGGAGCTGAACCCCGGTTATCTGGAGCAGGTGCGGCTCGACGGCGGGATCGCCCCGGATGCCGACGCGGATATCGCCGATACCGAGAACTTCGTCGTTGCGGACTGTCCCGTCTGCGGCGGAATGCTGAAGCCGGACTTCGTGTACTTCGGCGAGAACGTTCCCAAGGACCGAGTGGCCCGGGCCTTCTCTGTGGTGGACGACGCCGGTGCCCTGCTGGTGGCGGGTTCCTCACTGACCGTGATGAGCGGGCTGCGCTTTGTCCGGTACGCGGCCAAGGCCGGCAAGCCGGTGGTCATCATCAACCGTGGGTCCACGCGGGGGGATCCGCTGGCCACCCTGAAGATCGATATGGGAGTCAGCACGGCCTTGACCTGGCTGGCCGAAAACCTCCCGGACCTGCCGGCCGGAGCGCAGAACGGCACCGATTAG